The following are encoded in a window of Flavobacterium sp. WC2421 genomic DNA:
- a CDS encoding glycosyltransferase — translation MKILVIDDQELVILSLSKCLTDLGYEVKSANNVFNAIIAYDEFQPNLVIADINMPVLTNSIDTNQPFSVNDKASGLEIVKYIKQVKKHDTPVMILSGNNDEEVILKGFELGVSDYMKKPLSLNEIGARVKRLIGSNNVVAVDNSNRLIQNNCIGVVIPCYNEEERLSSEEFKKFVHSNLGYHLCFVNDGSKDNTLGVLQELCKGNEDRISIYNCEKNGGKAEAVRLGMLHLAKDSQYNYIGFLDADLSTNFDDFQELVNTISNSKYKIVSGSRINRMGADIAKESARKIISQGINFIIRKTLGMDFKDTQCGAKIMHKEIVEKTFQKKFLTKWLFDVEIFMRMKKIYGKQGAIDLICEQPLNRWVHMDGSKLSFKDSFKIVGQIGQIAFYYN, via the coding sequence ATGAAAATATTAGTAATCGACGATCAAGAATTAGTTATCCTTTCTTTAAGCAAATGTCTAACAGATTTAGGATATGAAGTTAAAAGTGCTAATAACGTTTTTAATGCAATCATTGCCTATGATGAATTTCAACCGAATCTTGTAATTGCAGATATTAACATGCCTGTTTTAACTAATTCAATAGATACGAATCAGCCTTTTAGTGTGAACGATAAAGCATCAGGATTGGAAATTGTGAAATACATTAAACAAGTAAAAAAACACGACACACCAGTTATGATTTTATCTGGAAATAATGATGAAGAGGTTATTTTAAAAGGGTTTGAATTGGGAGTTTCAGATTATATGAAAAAACCATTAAGCTTAAATGAAATTGGAGCAAGAGTAAAAAGATTAATTGGATCAAATAATGTTGTAGCTGTTGATAATAGCAATAGGTTGATTCAAAACAACTGTATAGGTGTTGTAATTCCATGTTACAATGAAGAAGAAAGATTATCAAGTGAAGAATTTAAGAAATTTGTTCATTCTAATTTAGGATACCATTTGTGTTTTGTAAATGATGGAAGTAAGGACAATACGCTTGGAGTGTTACAAGAATTATGTAAAGGGAATGAGGACAGAATAAGTATTTATAATTGTGAAAAAAATGGTGGAAAAGCCGAAGCAGTTAGATTGGGGATGTTGCATTTGGCAAAAGACAGTCAATACAACTACATTGGATTTCTTGATGCAGATTTGTCGACAAATTTTGATGATTTCCAAGAGTTAGTGAATACAATTTCAAATTCTAAATATAAAATAGTTAGTGGTTCTCGTATCAACAGAATGGGAGCTGATATCGCAAAAGAATCGGCTAGAAAAATTATTAGTCAGGGGATTAATTTTATTATTAGAAAAACGTTAGGAATGGATTTTAAAGACACACAATGTGGTGCTAAAATCATGCACAAAGAGATTGTTGAAAAAACATTCCAAAAAAAGTTCTTGACTAAATGGTTGTTTGATGTAGAAATTTTCATGAGAATGAAAAAGATTTACGGGAAACAAGGAGCAATAGATTTAATATGTGAACAGCCTTTAAATAGATGGGTACATATGGACGGTTCTAAACTTTCGTTTAAAGATTCGTTTAAAATTGTAGGTCAAATTGGTCAAATTGCTTTTTATTATAATTAA